The DNA segment CTCTTCAGTGCCAGGTTCCTGACCAAGAAACTGGTTGCAGGGAAAACCTAACACCGTAAAGCCCTGATCGGCCCAGGCTTTCTGAATATTCTCCAGCTGTTCGTATTGTGGCGTTAAGCCACATTTCGAGGCCACATTAACCACCAGCAGTACGTTTCCGGCGTACTTCTCAAGCGTGGTGACATCCCCGTCGATCGTCGTCACTTCAGTGTTGAGAATGGTATCTTGCATAGCGTCTCCCATATAACAGGCGGATGTGAGTGATCAAATATCAGCTTTTAATCATAGACTGCGAGTGTTGAAAACAGCGACTCCCCGATGCGGACAATCGCGGCGTCACGCTGCGCCATTGTCGCCGGAGTTTGTGTAATATAGATAACCACGAGCAGAGGTTTTTGTGATGTCGGCCAGACAACGCTAACAATAGAACGCGAGCCATTGTCGCCCGCCCCGGTTTTATCCGCGATTTTCCAGCCGTCCGGCAAGACCGAACGCAGCAGACCGTCAGCCACTTTGTCGTCCCGCATCCATTGCATAAGCTGCTCTCTTGAGGATGGCTGCAACACGTTCCCCAGCAGTAGCGTATTGAGCGTCTGCGCTATCGCGACAGGCGTCGTGGAGTCGCGTTCATCGCCGGGAATGGCGCTGTTCAGTTCAGGCTCATAGCGATCGAGGCGGGTTATCGTATCCCCCGAATCACGCAAAAACTGCGTGACGGCCTGCGGTCCGTTGAGCTTCCTGGCGATGAGATTGGCGGCCGTGTTATCGCTGTAGCTTACCGCCGCGCTGCACAATTGCGCCCAGCTCATGGCGTCTGGCGCCACATGTTTTTCAGTAATCGGCGAATACTCCACCAGTTGTGAGGGTTCAAACTGCGTTGAAGCAGAAAGCGCCAGCGCCTTCCTGTCGACTTCGCGTAATAACGCTGCGCATAACAGCGGCTTATGCGTACTGTTTAACGGGAACCGTTCTTCTCCCCGATAATGGGTGATACTGTTGGTCGCCGTATCAAGTACCGCAATGCCAATCCGGGCATGAAGACGCTGTTCTTCCTGCATCGCGATAGCCGACACGTATTGCGCCGTCAGCGGTGCGGCCATCGCAGAACCGCTGAGTGCCGCCAGCACACACAGACCCCATTTCATCCGTTGCCACATACTAATGACTTCCTCATTTCTCATTTTGGCTAGCGCCTGGATTTTAATAATAGCCAGATGAAGACCGGCGCCCCCATCGTCGCCGTCACTACACCGATAGGCAGTTCCGCCGACGCCAGCGCCAGACGGGCGATAACATCCGCCAGCAGCAGAGCTATCGCCCCCGCCAGCGCACAGCCCGGCAGCAAAGCGCGATGATCGCTCAGACCGCAAAGCCGTAATATATGTGGGATCACCAGGCCGATAAACCCAATCGAACCCGCGAGCGCAACGCTAACGCCGACCATCCAGCCCGTGGCGACCACCAGCAAATTGCGCCAGAACCACAGCGGCAGCCCCAACTGACGCGCGGACGTTTCGCCCAGCGCCAGAATATTCATCGGCTGCGACTGGCAGCAAATCCAGAGTGAAACCGGGATCAGGGCAATCATCAGCCAGGCCTGCTGCCAGTCCACCCCGCCGAATCCGCCCATCATCCAGTACATCAACTGGCGCAGGTCGAAGGAGGTTGAAAAATAGATGGCCCACGTCATCATCGCGCTGCAAATAATGCCAAGCGCAACGCCCGCCAGCAGCAGGCGGCTGGTTGATAAATGTCGACGGGCAAATCGCAGGAGAATAAGTGTGATGATAAGCGCGCCGGCAATGGCGCAGAACCCCAGCGCCCAGCCGGGTAACTGACCTTGCCCCAGTAGCACTGCGGCAATAAGGCCCACGCCAGCGCCGTTGGAGACGCCAAGCAATCCGGGCTCGGCAAGCGGGTTTTCAAATAACGCCTGCATTACCGCGCCTGACAGCGCCAGCGCGGCACCTACCAGCAGAACAGCAAGCGTGCGAGGGAGTCGTATCTGCCAGACAAACAGTTCACCACGGGCGCTGAACCAGTCGCCAGGGGCTATCCACTGATCTCCGGCGCACAGGCTTAATACCACTGCCAGCAGCATAAGCACCGACAGACTGGATAACCAGCGCACATTGCGGCGCTGTTGTTGGCAGGCAAAAGTCAGCATGTTTTCCATTCAGCTGAAAAGGGATGATGTTGATTTTACGGTGCGTAACCATCACAGGAAAGAAAAAAGGCCGCAAAGCGGCCTTTTTAGTTAGATCAGATTACTCTTCTTTGGGCGAAGCGTTTTCAACCCGGCTTTTCAACTTCTGTCCGGGTCTGAAGGTCACCACGCGCCGTGCTGTAATGGGAATATCTTCGCCCGTTTTCGGGTTACGTCCCGGACGTTGATTCTTATCACGCAGATCGAAGTTACCAAAACCAGAGAGTTTCACCTGCTCACCGTTTTCCAGAGCACGACGAATCTCCTCGAAAAACAGCTCGACCAGTTCTTTGGCATCCCGCTTGCTAAGCCCAAGCTTATCAAACAGATATTCTGACATTTCAGCTTTTGTAAGCGCCATAGGTTCAATCCCTCAATGATGCCTGGAATCGCTCTTTTAATGCCTCTACACATTTGGCGACGGTAGCGGCAATCTCCTCTTCTTCGAGTGTACGGCTGGTATCCTGAAGGATCAGGCTGATAGCGAGGCTCTTATAACCCTCCGCAACACCCTTACCGCGGTACACGTCAAATAAGTTTACGCCAACTACCTGATTTACGCCAACTTTCTTACACTCGGATAAAATATCCGCTGCGGGAACGTTTTCTGCGACCACCACCGCGATGTCGCGACGGTTAGCCGGGAAGCGCGAAATCTCGCGCGCCTGAGGCACCACGCGGTCTGCGAGCTTATTCCACTCCAGTTCAAACACCAGAGTGCGACCGTTCAGATCCAGTTTACGTTCCAGCTCAGGATGAACAACCCCAATAAAACCAATGCGTTCACCTTTCAGATAAATCGCCGCGGACTGCCCAGGATGCAGCGCCGGATTCGCTTCCGCCCTGAACTGAATGTCGGCCAGTTTGCCGGTAAGATCCAGCACCGCTTCCAGATCGCCTTTCAGATCATAGAAATCAACGGTCTCTTTCGCCAGATTCCAGTGCTCGTCATAACGGTTGCCGCAAATCACCCCTGCCAGCATCAGATCCTGACGAATGCCCAGATTTGCCTGGGTATCCGGCACGAAACGCAGACCGGTTTCAAAGATACGCACGCGATTCTGCTGACGGTTCTGGTTATAGACCACCGTTGACAGCAGGCCGGTCCACAGTGAAAGACGCATCGCCGACATCTCAATGGAGATCGGGCTTGGCAGCAACAGCGCTTCTTCGCCCGGATGCAGCAGTTGCTGAACCTTCGGATCGACAAAGCTATAGGTGATCACTTCCTGGTAGCCTTTGTCATTGAGCATGGTTTTCACACGCTTCAGCGACAAGTTGGCTTCACGGTGAGTCCCCATGATTAAACCCGCCTGAATCGGCTCATCAGGAATGTTGTTGTAGCCATACACGCGGGCCACTTCTTCGACCAGATCTTCTTCAATCTCCATGTCGAAACGCCAGCTCGGCGCGACCGCTTTCCACTCGTCCTGACCTTCAGTCACTTCGCAGCCCAGACGACGCAGAATATCGCTCACCTGCTCATCGGCAATGTGATGCCCGATCAGACGATCCAGCTTGCTACGACGAAGCGTAATGGTCGCGCGTTTCGGCAGCGTGGCGTCATTCGTGACGTCGATAACCGGACCGGCTTCGCCGCCGCAAATGTCGATCAACAGGCGGGTGGCGCGCTCCATTGCTTTGTACTGCAACGCCGGGTCCACACCACGCTCATAGCGGTGGGAAGCATCCGTATGCAGACCGTGGCGACGCGCACGACCGGTAATAGACAGCGGGCTAAAGAACGCGCATTCCAGCAGCACGTTTTGCGTTTCCTCATTCACGCCGGAATGCTCGCCGCCAAAGATACCGCCCATCGCCAGCGCTTTGTGGTGATCCGCGATCACCAGCGTATCGGTGCTCAGCTTCGCTTCTGTGCCGTCCAGCAGCACCAGGGTTTCGCCCTCTTTGGCCATACGCACGACAATACCGCCTTCAATACGATCTTTGTCAAAGGCATGCATCGGCTGACCCAGTTCAAGCAGTACATAGTTGGTGACGTCAACGACAGCATCAATGGAACGAATGCCGCAGCGACGCAGCTTCTCTTTCATCCACAGCGGCGTAGGCGCTTTAACATTAATGCCTTTCACCACGCGACCCAGGTAGCGCGGGCAGGCATCCGGCGCTTCAACCGCGATCGGCAGCGTGTCATTGATGGTGGCTGCAACAGGTGCGATCTCCGGCTCAACCAGCGCGATTTTGTTCAGGACAGCGACATCACGCGCCACACCGATGATCCCTAAGCAGTCGGCGCGGTTCGGCGTCACGCTGATTTCAATGGTGTTATCGTCAAGCTTCAGGTATTCACGGATATCGGTTCCGATCGGCGCATCCGTCGGTAATTCGATGATGCCGCTATGGTCGTCGGAAATCCCCAGTTCGGAGAAGGAGCACAGCATCCCTTCCGACGGCTCGCCGCGCAGTTTAGCGGCTTTGATTTTGAAATCGCCCGGCAGAACCGCGCCGATAGTTGCAACGGCTACTTTCAGCCCCTGACGGCAGTTAGGCGCGCCACAGACGATATCCAGCAGGCGTTCGCCGCCCACGTTCACTTTCGTAACGCGCAGTTTATCTGCGTTCGGGTGCTGGCCGCACTCCACCACTTCACCCACAACCACGCCGTTGAACTCACCGGCGACGGCGTCAACGCCATCCACTTCCAGACCCGCCATCGTAATCTGATCCGACAGCGCATCGCTGTCGATTGCCGGGTTCACCCATTCGCGTAACCACAGTTCACTGAATTTCATTGTTTTACCCTGCCTTTATTTAAACTGTTTGAGGAAACGCAGATCGTTTTCGAAGAATGAGCGCAGATCGGTCACGCCATAACGCAGCATGGTCAGACGCTCCATCCCCATACCAAACGCGAAGCCAGAGTAGATTTCCGGGTCGATGCCCACGTTGCGCAGAACGTTCGGATGCACCATCCCGCAACCCAGCACTTCCAGCCATTTGCCGTTTTTGCCCATTACATCCACTTCTGCGGACGGTTCCGTGAACGGGAAGTAAGAAGGACGGAAACGGATTTGCAGGTCTTCTTCAAAGAAGTTACGCAGGAAGTCGTGCAGCGTGCCTTTCAGGTTGGTGAAGCTGATGTTGGTGTCAACAATCAGCCCTTCCATCTGATGGAACATCGGGGTGTGCGTTTGATCGTAGTCGTTACGGTACACTCGGCCCGGCGCAATAATACGGATCGGCGGCTGCTGTTCTTTCATAGTACGAATCTGCACGCCGGAAGTCTGCGTACGCAGCAGACGGGTGGCATCAAACCAGAAAGTGTCGTGGTCAGCACGGGCCGGGTGATGGCCTGGAATGTTCAGCGCATCGAAGTTGTGGTAATCGTCTTCGATCTCCGGGCCAGTCGCCACGGTAAAACCAAGCTCACCGAAGAAACTTTCAATACGATCAATGGTACGTGTTACCGGATGCAGACCACCGTTCTCAATACGACGCCCAGGCAGAGAAACGTCGATGGTTTCCGCCGCCAGACGTGCATTCAGCGCCGCGTTTTCTAAATCCGCTTTGCGCGCGTTCAGCGCTTGTTGTACCTGCTCTTTTGCTTCATTGATAACCGCGCCGGCTGCCGGACGCTCTTCTGGCGGCAATTCACGCAGGGTCGTCATCTGAAGGGTTAAATGCCCTTTCTTGCCCAAATATTCGACGCGTACATTGTCTAACGCGGCAACATCTGACGCCTGGTTAATGGCTGCCTTCGCACTGGCAACCAGCTCTGCGAGATGTGACATGGTTTTCCTCATTGTGTCGGTGAAGACACCGGTTCGTTGGACTTAATCTCTCGATTTCAGGTACAAAAAAAGCCTCCATCAGGAGGCTTTTTCGCGCTGTTTTTCGTTTCTTCTTTCACGCGCTAGCCTCCTGGAGTCAGGTGCTAAAGTAAAAAAAGAAGCGGAAAATAGCAGCATTCATGCTTGCGTTACCTTGTGTGGTAAAACCGGACAACCTTTATTGAAAAGGGTTACGGATAAATTGTCAACTGATTGATTGCACTACAAATAAAAGAGAGGGAGCCAGGCTCCCTCTTTTCACTGGCTTATGCCAGAGCTGCTTTCGCTTTTTCAACCAGAGCGGTGAACGCTACTTTGTCGAATACTGCGATGTCAGCCAGGATCTTACGGTCGATTTCAACAGAGGCTTTTTTCAGGCCGTTGATGAATTTGCTGTAAGAAATACCGTTCTGACGTGCTGCTGCGTTGATACGCGCAATCCACAGTTGACGGAACTGACGCTTACGTTGACGACGGTCACGGTAAGCATACTGACCAGCTTTGATAACTGCCTGGAAGGCAACGCGGTATACGCGAGAACGCGCACCGTAGTAGCCTTTGGCTTGTTTCAAAATTTTCTTGTGACGTGCGCGTGCAATTACACCACGTTTTACGCGAGCCATAGTGCTCTCCTGTATCTATTCTGATTCGCCCTTCATCTTTCACATTTTCGCGGCGTTAACCGCCTTGCGACATGCGAAATCTATCGGGCATAAAAAAGTTAAAAAAAACGTTAACGGCTTATGCGTACGGCAGGCACGCGATTACCAGACCCAGATCGCCTTTGGAAACCATGGCTTTCGGGCGCAGGTGACGTTTACGCTTGGTCGCTTTTTTGGTCAGAATATGACGCAGGTTAGCGTGCTTGTGCTTAAAACCACCTTTACCGGTTTTTTTGAAGCGCTTAGCAGCACCGCGTACGGTCTTAATTTTTGGCATTTTAATAACTTCCACTTCGCATTGTTAATAAACGAAACCCAGGCGAACAAAATCTGTGAAGCCCGAAGGCTCCACAGGAATTGCTACTTGAAGGCCTTACTGTTTCTTCTTAGGAGCGAGCACCATAATCATCTGACGGCCTTCGATCTTCGTAGGGAAGGATTCGACAACTGCCAGTTCAGCCAGATCTTCTTTCACGCGATTAAGCACTTCCATACCGATCTGTTGGTGGGCCATCTCACGACCGCGGAAACGCAGCGTGATCTTGGCCTTATCGCCCTCTTCGAGAAAGCGAATCAGGCTGCGGAGTTTTACCTGATAGTCGCCTTCATCTGTACCAGGACGGAATTTAATTTCCTTAACCTGGATAACTTTTTGCTTTTTCTTCTGTTCCTTAGAAGACTTACTCTTTTCATAGAGGAATTTGCCGTAATCCATTATACGACAAACCGGCGGCTCGGCGTTAGGGCTGATTTCGACTAAGTCTACTCCAGCTTCTTCAGCTTTTTCCAGAGCTTCTCTCAGACTCACAATACCAAGCTGCTCCCCTTCCAGACCTGTTAAGCGAACTTCCTGGGCGCGAATTTCGCCATTGATACGGTTAGGACGCGCCGTTTGAACTCGTTTTCCGCCTTTAATACTTTATTCCTCCAGTTGTTGAAGACTGCGGCTGCGAATCTCTTGTTGCAGCTTCTCGATAACTTCATTTACGTCCAGGCTGCCCAAGTCTTTGCCACGACGGGTACGCACGGCTACTTTGCCTGCTTCTACCTCTTTGTCGCCACAGACCAACATGTAAGGGACACGACGTAAAGTGTGCTCGCGGATTTTAAAGCCTATCTTCTCATTTCTCAAGTCTGCTTTTACACGAATGCCCGCATTTTGTAGTTTCTGCGTCAATTCGTTAACGTATTCAGACTGAGTATCGGTAATGTTCATCACCACTACCTGAACCGGCGCAAGCCAGGTCGGGAAGAAGCCCGCGAACTCTTCAGTCAGGATACCGATGAAACGTTCCATTGACCCAAGAATCGCGCGGTGAATCATCACCGGCACCTGACGCTCGTTGTTTTCGCCAACATAAGAGGCGTTCAGACGAGACGGCAGAGAGAAGTCCAGCTGTACCGTACCGCACTGCCATGCACGATCGAGGCAGTCATACAGGGTAAATTCAATTTTCGGACCGTAGAATGCGCCCTCACCCAGTTGATACTCAAACGGGATGTTGTTTTCTTCCAGCGCAACGGCCAGATCCGCCTCAGCACGATCCCACATTTCATCGCTACCGATACGTTTTTCGGGGCGAGTGGAAAGTTTGACGACGATTTTCTCGAAGCCAAAGGTGCTGTACATATCGTAGACCATACGAATACAGGCGTTCACTTCATCGCGAATCTGTTCTTCAGTACAGAAGATATGCGCATCATCCTGGGTGAAGCCACGTACGCGCATCAGGCCATGCAAGGCGCCTGACGGTTCGTTACGGTGGCAGCTACCGAATTCCGCCATACGCAGCGGCAGATCGCGGTAGGACTTCAGACCCTGGTTGAAGATCTGCACGTGGCCCGGGCAGTTCATCGGCTTGATGCAGTATTCACGGTTCTCTGAAGAGGTAGTGAACATCGCATCTTTGTAGTTTTCCCAGTGCCCGGTTTTTTCCCACAGCACACGGTCCATCATGAACGGGCCTTTAACTTCCTGATACTGATATTCTTTGAGCTTAGAACGCACAAAGACTTCCAGTTCACGGAAGATAGTCCAGCCGTCGTTATGCCAGAACACCATACCCGGCGCTTCTTCCTGCATATGATACAGGTCAAGCTGCTTACCGATTTTACGGTGGTCGCGCTTGGCGGCTTCTTCAAGGCGTTGCAGATAGGCGTTCAGGGATTTTTTATCCGCCCACGCCGTACCATAAATACGTTGCAGCATCTTGTTGTTGCTGTCGCCACGCCAGTATGCCCCTGCGGTTTTCATCAGTTTGAAGTGATGGCAGAAACGCATGTTCGGCACGTGCGGGCCACGGCACATATCGACATATTCTTCATGATGATACAAGCCCGGCTTGTCATCATGCGCAATATTCTCATCAAGAATAGAAACCTTATAGGTTTCTCCACGCTTCACGAAGGTTTCACGCGCTTCGTGCCAGCTCACTTTCTTCTTAATGACGTCGTAGTTTTTCTCAGCAAGCTCGTGCATCCGTTTTTCGAGCGCGTCGACATCTTCCTGGGTTAACGTACGGTCGAGATCAATATCATAGTAAAAACCGTTATCGACAACCGGACCGATAGCCATTTTGGTGTTCGGCCAAAGTTGTTTAATCGCGTGCCCTAACAGGTGCGCGCAGGAGTGACGAATGATCTCCAGACCTTCTTCATCTTTCGCGGTGATGATTGCCAGCTGAGCGTCGTTTTCAATGAGATCGGACGCGTCAACCAGTTCGCCATTAACGCGACCTGCGATACAGGCTTTCGCCAGTCCTGGACCAATGTCCAGCGCAACATCCATGGGGCTTACAGCGTGGTCGTAATGGCGTTGGCTGCCATCAGGAAGAGTAATAACAGGCATGTTATATCCTTATTTGCAGTGGTGACCCACACGAAAGATCACATACAAAGTTTCAATATTTAAAATTATCAAAAAGTTATGGGCTGATTCCCGCTTCACTCTGCGAAATATGTCACGGCCCGCCTGAATGGCGAGACTGGACCTACACCCGTTTTTTGATAACACCGCTTGACAGTGTACACGGCATTGACTGCCGATCAAAGCCGCAATCACGCCGAACTGTATGATGTAAATCAATTCCCTGACGCGCCATCGCTTTTGTTACACTGGGAGCATCAGTCCGATTTTGACAGGAAGAGAGAAAATGCCAACAAACCGCTTTGCCAAAAAACACTGGAAGATGGTTGTCGTATTGCTCCTCATTTGCGGCGCAATGTTGCTGCTCCGCTGGGCGGCGATGATTTGGGGCTAATATCCGAAGCGTTCGCCGAAAGTTAATTCCTGCGAATGAATAGAAAGCATCAATAATATGCACGTTCAACGCATTTTTATGAATGGCATTCGCCACGGAAAATATAAATATAATTTCACTTAGCGCGCAATCGCGATAAAAACGCTAATTTAAAAAGCCGGGTCGTGTTTAAAACAACCCGGCAGGCGATTACATCTTATACCCTAACGATACCGTCGTGCGGCGATCGGTATGTTCCGGCGCCGTTGCGGGCGGTTCGGAGTTCCAGGTCAGGTTATAAGCTACCTTTAAACCAAAATGCTCGTTGATCGCGACATTTAGCGCCGTCTCTGAGTTGAGGGTGGTATCTTCAGCGCCGAAAACGGACACGCCCTGCGTAAATTTGGTGTTATCCGTCATCTGCCAGGCGTAGCTACCGGAAGCGTAGCCCAGCGGTTGGGTCTCGGTTTTTCCATCGGTATGTTCGTCATAGCGTACGCCAGGACCGAATTCAAAACGGAAGCTGTGCACCGGCCCGTTGAGGAACTGACGACCATAACCGGCGGTCAGTGTGTCACGCTCACGATAACCGTTGTAACGGTCTGTCAGCCAGCTTGCCTGGCCAAACAGGTAATCGTAGTCGGTCATATTGAAACGGCTACGGCCGCCTACCGCGTATTTCTCCGAAGAGCGTTCATCGTTGGAGGATGTATTGCTGGCATTCCCCCACAGCGACCAGGCGGTGGTTGCACCGTACCAGGTCATCGTGGTGTCAGCCGTTAAAGAAGAACTTTTCGTGTTGCCTGACTGAGCAAGGTAGCCCGCATTCAGGTTACCTTCGAAGGGTTTCTTCGCAGTGGCGGGATCATCCATGACAGTAAAAACGGAATCATCAGCAGCGGCATGCATTGACGCAAATACGCCCCCTGCCAACATTAATGCAGCGGGTACTGTCTTCAAAAGCTTCATTTATAAAGAGTCCGTACAACAAAAAAAGAGACCGTTACGGTCCCGGAAACTTTCATAAGGATCAATGACAAACGATCCAGGAAAGGTAACAAATTATAAAAAGGCTCGAATAACATAGCAATGAATTCTTATTTCATTTTTTGAATAAGAGAGTTCCCAAAGCAGATATTTATTTATATATCTTTCTCCCGGTAATTTTAAATAAATATCCAGTAAATCATATTGTTAATTACTTCCCTTTCCGGGCATTCAGTGCCAGACTGAAGTCAGCCTAACAGGAGGTAAAGATGATACGTATCTATACGTTAACACTTGCGCCCTCTCTCGATAGCGCAACAATCACCCCACAACTCTATCCCGAAGGGAAACTTCGCTGTTCATCACCTGTTTTTGAACCCGGCGGCGGCGGAATCAACGTTGCCCGCGCGATTGCCCATCTTGGCGGAACCGCAACCGCGATTTTCCCCGCTGGCGGCGCGACCGGCGAACATCTGGTCGCACTTCTGGCCGATGAAAACGTCCCCGTCGTCACCATCGATGCCAAAGACTGGACGCGACAAAACCTGCATGTTCATGTGGAGTCCAGCGGGGAGCAATATCGCTTTGTCATGCCCGGCGCCGCACTCGACGATGACGAATTTCGCCAGATTGAAGAACAGGTTCTGGAGATCGAATCCGGCGCCATTTTGGTTATCAGCGGGAGTCTGCCGCCCGGCGTCAAGCTGGAAAAACTGACGCAGCTTATTGCCGCCGCGCAGAAACAGGGCATCCGCTGCATTATTGATAGTTCGGGCGATGCGCTCAACGCGGCGTTATCTCTCGGCAATATTGAACTGGTCAAACCGAACCAAAAAGAGCTGAGCGCGCTGGTTAATCGCGAACTCACGCAGCCTGACGATGTGCGCCAAGCGGCGCAGGAAATCGTGAAGAGCGGCAAAGCGCGCCGCGTCGTTGTTTCTCTGGGGCCGCAGGGGGCGCTGGCGGTGGATAGCGAAAGCTGCGTCCAGGTTGTTCCCCCTCCCGTCAGAAGTCAAAGTACCGTCGGCGCGGGCGACAGCATGGT comes from the Citrobacter koseri ATCC BAA-895 genome and includes:
- the pfkB gene encoding 6-phosphofructokinase II; its protein translation is MIRIYTLTLAPSLDSATITPQLYPEGKLRCSSPVFEPGGGGINVARAIAHLGGTATAIFPAGGATGEHLVALLADENVPVVTIDAKDWTRQNLHVHVESSGEQYRFVMPGAALDDDEFRQIEEQVLEIESGAILVISGSLPPGVKLEKLTQLIAAAQKQGIRCIIDSSGDALNAALSLGNIELVKPNQKELSALVNRELTQPDDVRQAAQEIVKSGKARRVVVSLGPQGALAVDSESCVQVVPPPVRSQSTVGAGDSMVGAMTLKLAENASLEEMVRFGVSAGSAATLNQGTRLCSRDDTQKIYAWLSQ